The genomic window AGAAGTTACAAATAGAGTTCCTTCAACACCTATGATGTCTCCAACACTTAGTTTTTTAACTATAGCGTAGTTTTCTTCTCCTAATTGGTCTTTTCTTAAATAAACTTGAATCTTACCAGTTATATCTTCTATATGACCAAAAGCAGTCTTTCCTTTACCTCTTAAAGACATAAGTCTTCCAGCTGTTTTAAATGTCTTTTCTTCTTCAGGATTGTGTTTTAAGATTTCTCCTATCATATCTTTCTTATCGAATCTCTCCCCAAATGGTTTAACTCCCATTTCTTTAAGTTCATCGACTTTTTTCCATTTTTCCATAACTAGACTGTCGTCTGCTATCCTATCAAAATATTTTTCCATAGGTCTCTCCTTTTTCTAAATAATTTATTCATATGAATTAATAACTAATTTATTGCTGTAATATATGCATACTGCTTTTTACTCCCCAAGGCGAATTTTTGTAATTTTGTATAACATATGTGAAATAATTTACAGCTTGCTCTTTATCTCCAAGTTTTTCGTATAACATTCCTATATTATAATATATTTCTGCTTTTTTTTCATCATTTTTTTCTAAATTTAACGATTTTTTAAATTCTGTTACAGCTTTTGAATAGTCACCTGTTCTAAAATAGCTCTGTCCTAAATAATAATATATATCTTTTTCTTCGTTATAATTCTTATCCATTCCTAAAGCTTTTTCCAAATACATTATAGCTTCTACATAGTTTTCATTGTCAAAACTTCTCTTACCGTCATTTAAAAATCCTTTAAATTGCTGGTAATTTTGTTCTTCAGGAGTAAGAACTGGTGTGCTGGTTTGGAAAGGATTTCCAAAGCTTGTATTAAATTCTGGTGCTCCCTCACTATTTTCAAGATATTCTTTTCCTTTTAGTAAGTTTCCATTTACAATATACCAGTTTCCAATTACTTTACCTAAAAATTTTCCATCTTCACTGTTTTTATAAACTTTTTCAAGGAAAAGTACCTCTGATGATGAAATATTTTTCTTTTCAGCTAATATTTTTGCAACTTCTAAATTTAATTGATTTGATTGTACATCATATTTTAAAAGTTCACTTGGCATCTCATAGTCAGTATCTTTCATTATCTCTAAAGATTTAATAAGTTGCATTTTATCATAATCTGTTAAAGTTGCATTTTTTTGTAAAAAGTTAATCTCATCTTTCATTATCTTAGTATTTCCATCTTTTGATGCAAGGTCAATTAGCAGGAATGAAAGTTCCTTATCTCTAAAACTATTAGGAAATGCTATTCTGTGTATAGCGATACTATCATTTAATCCCTTTAAGTTTCTTTGAGCATAGCATTGTGAAATTATATCATAGTTATTTTGTTCTGTAAATTCATAGTACATTTTATTCTCAATAGTAATTTTTCTGCTAAATGCTCCTCCTGAGTAAAGCATAAGTTCATATGTTCCCTGATATAAACTTCTAAATAAAAGTTTTCCATCTTTTATCTGAACACTGTATTGAACTCCATTTGGATATTTTACCATATTATAAGTATTTTCTCCAATATTTAAAGGAATTGAAAGATAATCTCCAACATATACCTCATAGGTTCTTCTATAACTTCCATTGTATTCTCTTATATTTCCAGCTCTTAATCTATCTGATATATTATTAAGTATTCCTTCAGGAGCATATGTATTCAATACTATTTTCTCAGTTTTTAGTTCTGGCATAATTTCACTTTGATTAGTCTGAACACTTTCAAAAATATCTGAAAAATCAGTACCTACATTTGTACAACTACACAGTCCCAATACAAGGCATACATATACTAGTTTTTTCATTTAATCCCTCCACTTAAGAAAAGAAGATGACATAAAGGAACATGTTATATTTATGCATCGCTTTTTTCGTCATCTTCTTTCAATTCTAATAATTTTTTATAGATATCTCTATTTTATTAATTTCTACATTATCATCATATATTTTATAAGAAAATTCTATTATTCCTTTTTCTTCATCTCTTGTGATTCTTTCACCTTTTATATTAAACTTCTTTCTCAACTCCTTTGTAGCATATACAAATTCTGTTGTTTTTTCCAAGTCTACATCTATAATTGCTGAAACCTCACCTTTTCTGGAAATAATAACTCTCTTTTCAGAAAAATGCACTTCACATCTGCCTAATCTGCTTTCATAGGTATATACCAACCATTCTCCAGCAGTTTTTATATCACCTTTTACTATTTCATAATTTTTGTCATTATATGAGTCACTGCTCTTTACTATAAACTTAGGCATTAATAATAGTCCTCATCATCATCGCTACCATAGTTTTCATTATCGTATCTATCCTGATATTCTTCATCTTCTCTATCATAATATTCATCATCTTCGTAATCTCCGATGTCATCTCCTGATAGATATTCATCTTCCCAGTAATCAATAACGTCTGCAGCATCAAATTCATCTAGAAGAACAATTTCATCTTCATCTTCATCATATAAGAAAACATGAAATTTTCCGTCAAAATCCTCTGCTATAATATATTCCCTATCTCTCATAGTGATAGTATCTACTACCTGAAGTTCATACTCTTCATCGTCAATATCGTGATAAAAAGTTTCACCTTGTGAATACATAAATTAACCTCCTAATAAATTTTCATTCGTTATTTGTGATATTTACCATTGTTGATGATGCTAAACCATCTGTATATCTGTTCCACCAAGATAAGTCTCATAAGTTGATGAGGAAATGTCATTTTTGAGAAACTAAGTCTCATTTGACTATTCTCTCTTATGCTTTGAGATACACCATATGAACCGCCAATTACAAAGTTAATAGTACTGACTCCTCCTACAGTTAATTTTTCAATCTCTTCTGCCATCTCCTCTGAGGAATAGTTTTTCCCTTGAATATCTAAAAGTACTGTATACCCTCCAATTTTTTCAAGAGTTTTTAATATATCCTGTGATTCTTTCTCAATAGAAATATTTCTATTATTATCATTTCCATCCTCTTTAAGTTCTATTATCTTCATTTTAGCAAAAGATTGCATTCTTTTCAAGAACTCATTTATCCCATCAGTAATATATTTTTCCTTCACTTTTCCTATACAAACTAAATTTATATTCACTATAATACTCCTACTTCTTTTATTTCTCAACTATTATTTTCTTTTAAACAGTTTTTCTAAATCATCTAAGGTTATCTTCACAATTATTGGCCTTCCATGTGGGCATGTATACTCTCCAATTTCATGGAGTTTTGTAATCATTGTTGTCATATCTTCAATTGAAAGTTTATGATTAGCTTTTATAGCTCCCTTACAAGACATCGATATAAGTATATTCTCTCTGATATCAGTATATCTCTTTTCTTTTATATTATTTAAAACATTTCTAAATATATTTTCAATACTTTCATTAAATTCAAGCATTGGTACCGCTCTAATAAGAATTTCATTATCTGAAAATCTATCTATTTCAAAACCAGCCTTTTTAAAATTATCCATATTTTCAGCTATTATCTCCATCTCTCTTGGATCTGTAATAACTCTTATTGGAACTAAAAGTTGTTGCATACTTGTTTTATCACTATAATACATTTTTTTTAGCTTTTCGTAAAGTATTCTTTCATGTACTATGTGCTGATCATATATTTCAAATATTCCATCTCTTTCAACTAATATAAAAGTATCAAAAACTTGACCTATAACTCTAAAATTAACTGTTTTCTCTTTAGGTTTATCTTCACTCTTTTTACACTCTGCAGGTTTTTCAACTATCTCTTCCTTCTCTGAATAATAGTTTTTTTCCAAATCTTCTATTCCTATGCTAACACGTTTTTCAATTTCAGGATTATAAAATGTTTCCTTTGGTTCCCATTTTTTATTTACTATATTATTATCTGTATTTTGAAACTCTTCTCTTTTATCTATTTTTTCATAATTAACAGGTGCAAAATCTTCCATCTCTTTAAAACTCTGAGTTTCAGTCTTTATAGGTGTAAACTGCTCAAAATCTGAAAAATCAAGAAATCTTTTATCATCACTCTCTATTTTTTCAGTTAATGTTGGAGATACAAAATCATCATCTCCCTCAAAACATTTTTCTATCTTTTTTAATACAAATTCATATATCTCTTCTTCATTTGAAAATTTAACTATTTTCTTAGATGGATGAACATTGACATCTACCTCTTTGGGATCAACAGTTAAAAATAGAATTGCAAAAGGATACTTTCCTTTCATAAGTTTTGTATAATATCCATCTATTATTGCATCTTCTAAGATTTTAGATTTAACCATTCTATTATTTACAAAGGTAAATATTGAGTCTCTTGTACTTCTATATAATACACCATTTCCTAAAAAACCAAGTTCAAACTGCTTAAGATTTTTTAGAACATTTTTTCCAAATATCTCTACAATAGCATTATCTATTCCATTTCCACTTGTTCTTATACTTATTTTTCCATCTAAAATTAAAGTGATTGAAATCTCAGGATTTGCTAGTGCTTCCTGCATTATTATATCCTTTATATTTCCATACTCTGTAGATGGTTTTCTCAAAAATTTAAGTCTTGCTGGAGTATTGAAAAACAGATCCTTTATCTCAATAGTAGTCCCTCTATTTCTTTGTAACTCTTTAAGTCCAGTAACTTTTCCACCAAGTACAGTGATATAACTACCAATTTGATCCTCTTCAGTTCTCGATGACATTGATATTCTTGAAACTGCAGCTATAGATGAAAGAGCTTCTCCTCTAAATCCATATGTAAAAAGATTATAAAGGTCATCCTTTTTAGATATTTTACTTGTAGCATGTCTTTCCACTGACATAAGTAAATCCTCTTTGGTCATTCCATATCCATCATCACTTATTTTTACATCACGACCGCCATTTTTTATATCTATCTCTATAGTTTTACTTCCTGCATCAAGTGAATTTTCAAGAAGTTCCTTTATCATACTTGCTGGGTTTTCAACAACTTCCCCTGCAGCTAT from Fusobacterium sp. DD2 includes these protein-coding regions:
- a CDS encoding tetratricopeptide repeat protein, coding for MKKLVYVCLVLGLCSCTNVGTDFSDIFESVQTNQSEIMPELKTEKIVLNTYAPEGILNNISDRLRAGNIREYNGSYRRTYEVYVGDYLSIPLNIGENTYNMVKYPNGVQYSVQIKDGKLLFRSLYQGTYELMLYSGGAFSRKITIENKMYYEFTEQNNYDIISQCYAQRNLKGLNDSIAIHRIAFPNSFRDKELSFLLIDLASKDGNTKIMKDEINFLQKNATLTDYDKMQLIKSLEIMKDTDYEMPSELLKYDVQSNQLNLEVAKILAEKKNISSSEVLFLEKVYKNSEDGKFLGKVIGNWYIVNGNLLKGKEYLENSEGAPEFNTSFGNPFQTSTPVLTPEEQNYQQFKGFLNDGKRSFDNENYVEAIMYLEKALGMDKNYNEEKDIYYYLGQSYFRTGDYSKAVTEFKKSLNLEKNDEKKAEIYYNIGMLYEKLGDKEQAVNYFTYVIQNYKNSPWGVKSSMHILQQ
- a CDS encoding DUF1934 family protein — encoded protein: MPKFIVKSSDSYNDKNYEIVKGDIKTAGEWLVYTYESRLGRCEVHFSEKRVIISRKGEVSAIIDVDLEKTTEFVYATKELRKKFNIKGERITRDEEKGIIEFSYKIYDDNVEINKIEISIKNY
- the rlmH gene encoding 23S rRNA (pseudouridine(1915)-N(3))-methyltransferase RlmH, with protein sequence MNINLVCIGKVKEKYITDGINEFLKRMQSFAKMKIIELKEDGNDNNRNISIEKESQDILKTLEKIGGYTVLLDIQGKNYSSEEMAEEIEKLTVGGVSTINFVIGGSYGVSQSIRENSQMRLSFSKMTFPHQLMRLILVEQIYRWFSIINNGKYHK
- the mutL gene encoding DNA mismatch repair endonuclease MutL, with the protein product MGKIKILDESVSNMIAAGEVVENPASMIKELLENSLDAGSKTIEIDIKNGGRDVKISDDGYGMTKEDLLMSVERHATSKISKKDDLYNLFTYGFRGEALSSIAAVSRISMSSRTEEDQIGSYITVLGGKVTGLKELQRNRGTTIEIKDLFFNTPARLKFLRKPSTEYGNIKDIIMQEALANPEISITLILDGKISIRTSGNGIDNAIVEIFGKNVLKNLKQFELGFLGNGVLYRSTRDSIFTFVNNRMVKSKILEDAIIDGYYTKLMKGKYPFAILFLTVDPKEVDVNVHPSKKIVKFSNEEEIYEFVLKKIEKCFEGDDDFVSPTLTEKIESDDKRFLDFSDFEQFTPIKTETQSFKEMEDFAPVNYEKIDKREEFQNTDNNIVNKKWEPKETFYNPEIEKRVSIGIEDLEKNYYSEKEEIVEKPAECKKSEDKPKEKTVNFRVIGQVFDTFILVERDGIFEIYDQHIVHERILYEKLKKMYYSDKTSMQQLLVPIRVITDPREMEIIAENMDNFKKAGFEIDRFSDNEILIRAVPMLEFNESIENIFRNVLNNIKEKRYTDIRENILISMSCKGAIKANHKLSIEDMTTMITKLHEIGEYTCPHGRPIIVKITLDDLEKLFKRK